The proteins below are encoded in one region of Cyprinus carpio isolate SPL01 unplaced genomic scaffold, ASM1834038v1 S000006768, whole genome shotgun sequence:
- the LOC122144823 gene encoding protein ANTAGONIST OF LIKE HETEROCHROMATIN PROTEIN 1-like: MYHILQSRRHRPSVWTFNRASEWWGVIVPGFTNTQWLENFRMSEEMFIYLCNKLRPAMERRDTNFRVCVPLKKRVAIALWKLATSSEYRSVGHLFGASISTVCLCVQEFCAAAETLLIPEQIRFPDQERFKEMAAYIENRWGLPQCIGAIDGSHIPIIAPQDYHCVYFNCKGWHSIILQGVVDGKGLFWNVFTGLPGSLHDARVLRLSTLWEVASRGNHIPASTKNIAGVNVGYYILGDSAYPLQNWLLKPFIDTGRLTAEQRFYNMKISRARVVVENAFGRLKRRWRCLMKRNDCAVDLVKSWC; this comes from the coding sequence ATGTATCATATTTTGCAAAGTCGCCGTCACAGACCATCTGTTTGGACATTTAACAGAGCTTCTGAGTGGTGGGGTGTGATTGTTCCTGGGTTTACAAACACGCAGTGGTTGGAGAACTTTAGAATGTcggaagaaatgtttatttacttGTGCAACAAACTGCGTCCTGCGATGGAGAGACGGGACACAAACTTCCGCGTGTGTGTACCTCTAAAGAAGAGAGTAGCCATTGCACTGTGGAAGCTTGCTACCAGCTCTGAGTACAGAAGTGTTGGACATCTTTTTGGAGCAAGCATTTcaactgtgtgtctgtgtgttcaggAGTTCTGTGCTGCAGCAGAGACGTTGTTGATACCAGAACAAATTCGTTTTCCAGATCAGGAGAGGTTTAAAGAAATGGCTGCCTACATTGAGAACAGATGGGGACTTCCACAGTGTATTGGTGCTATTGATGGATCACACATACCCATAATAGCACCACAAGACTATCACTGTGTCTATTTCAACTGTAAAGGCTGGCACTCCATCATCCTTCAAGGTGTTGTGGATGGAAAGGGACTTTTCTGGAATGTGTTCACAGGACTGCCTGGAAGCCTGCATGATGCTCGGGTTTTGAGACTGTCCACACTGTGGGAGGTGGCAAGCCGTGGAAACCACATACCAGCTAGCACCAAAAACATTGCTGGGGTGAATGTTGGCTACTACATCCTTGGAGACTCTGCCTATCCCTTGCAGAACTGGCTATTAAAACCATTCATTGACACTGGACGGCTAACAGCGGAACAGCGGTTCTACAACATGAAAATCTCCAGAGCACGTGTAGTGGTTGAAAATGCTTTTGGTAGATTAAAAAGAAGATGGCGTTGCCTTATGAAAAGAAATGACTGTGCGGTCGACCTTGTGAAATCTTGGTGCTGA